A genomic stretch from Bradyrhizobium quebecense includes:
- a CDS encoding MDR family MFS transporter produces MNKYERQSRIPADQETLPEDIAEELSHLPSEVIELSDAPPLAPPAPLNPDEVRTIVISLMLTMFLAALDQTIVATALPTIGRQFHDVTNLSWVITAYLLASTAVAPVFGTLSDIYGRRVMIITSLSLFVVGSVLCAIAPSMTMLIVARGLQGLGGGGIMPVVQTVISDVVTPRERGRYQAYFSSVWMAGGILGPVVGGVFAEHLHWSMIFWINLPLAAAALALLLPKMSKIPVFHRKRKVDWLGGVLLMASAVVLMLVLTWGGTRLSWLSPTITAMIGASIALAGAFVWHARRADEPFLPLSLLGGSVVPFAMGAGGCALGAMVGLTVHLPLYYEVVYHLTASEAGLALIPLAAISTFGAAIAGRTMAKAKHYKRVAIVGTSVAAICAVGMAVTTLPLWGLLLLMSVFALGLGTTFPISVVSLQNAVARPQVGTVTGAMNFFRAMMASFTVAAFTTILLMTLGTDISLAGEHHAASASTVGAIPMADMITAFRYVFGAAAVLLTTASICMITMEERPLAGPAARPPAEMAE; encoded by the coding sequence ATGAACAAGTATGAACGGCAGAGCCGGATTCCTGCCGACCAAGAGACATTGCCTGAAGACATTGCCGAAGAGCTGTCTCACCTCCCGAGCGAGGTGATCGAACTCAGTGACGCGCCGCCGCTGGCGCCGCCGGCACCGCTCAATCCGGATGAAGTCCGCACCATCGTGATCAGCCTGATGCTGACGATGTTCCTGGCCGCGCTCGACCAGACCATCGTCGCGACGGCGCTGCCGACGATCGGGCGCCAGTTTCACGACGTCACCAACCTGTCCTGGGTGATCACAGCCTATCTGCTCGCCTCCACTGCGGTGGCGCCGGTGTTCGGCACGCTGAGCGACATCTATGGCCGCCGCGTCATGATCATCACCTCGCTCAGCCTGTTCGTGGTCGGCTCGGTGCTGTGCGCGATCGCGCCCAGCATGACCATGCTGATCGTTGCCCGCGGCCTGCAGGGGCTCGGCGGCGGCGGCATCATGCCCGTGGTCCAGACCGTGATCTCCGACGTGGTCACCCCGCGCGAGCGCGGCCGCTATCAGGCCTATTTCTCCAGCGTCTGGATGGCCGGCGGCATTCTCGGCCCGGTGGTCGGCGGCGTATTCGCCGAGCATCTGCACTGGTCGATGATCTTCTGGATCAACCTGCCGCTCGCGGCGGCGGCGCTGGCGCTGCTGCTGCCGAAGATGAGCAAGATCCCGGTGTTCCACCGCAAGCGCAAGGTCGACTGGCTCGGCGGCGTGCTGCTGATGGCCTCGGCCGTGGTGCTGATGCTGGTGCTGACCTGGGGCGGTACGCGTCTGTCCTGGCTGTCGCCGACCATTACCGCGATGATCGGCGCCTCGATCGCGCTCGCCGGCGCCTTCGTCTGGCACGCCCGCCGCGCCGACGAGCCGTTCCTGCCGCTGTCGCTGCTCGGCGGCTCGGTGGTGCCGTTCGCGATGGGCGCGGGCGGCTGTGCGCTCGGCGCCATGGTCGGGCTCACCGTGCACCTGCCGCTCTATTACGAGGTGGTCTATCACCTCACCGCCAGCGAGGCCGGCCTTGCGCTGATCCCGCTCGCGGCGATCTCGACCTTCGGTGCGGCGATCGCCGGCCGGACCATGGCGAAGGCCAAGCACTACAAACGTGTCGCGATCGTCGGCACCTCGGTGGCTGCGATCTGCGCCGTCGGGATGGCCGTGACGACGCTGCCGCTGTGGGGATTGCTGCTGTTGATGAGCGTGTTCGCGCTCGGGCTCGGCACCACATTCCCGATCAGCGTGGTGTCGCTGCAGAACGCGGTGGCGCGTCCGCAGGTCGGCACCGTGACCGGCGCGATGAACTTCTTCCGCGCCATGATGGCCTCGTTCACGGTCGCTGCCTTCACCACGATCCTGCTGATGACGCTGGGGACCGACATCTCGCTCGCCGGCGAACACCATGCCGCCTCCGCCAGCACCGTCGGCGCGATCCCGATGGCCGACATGATCACCGCGTTCCGCTACGTGTTCGGCGCCGCCGCCGTGCTGCTGACCACGGCTTCGATCTGCATGATCACGATGGAAGAGCGCCCGCTCGCCGGTCCGGCCGCCCGACCGCCGGCGGAGATGGCTGAGTAG